The Echinicola rosea genome has a segment encoding these proteins:
- a CDS encoding SusC/RagA family TonB-linked outer membrane protein, producing MKKSVQLALLLCMFLQYSFAQTTSVTGTVTSAESEEPVPGVSILVKGTSRGAVTDLDGKYSLEVPAGGEVLIFSFIGMTTQEVPINNRTVVDVAMASDAEELSEVVVTALGIERSKNELPYAAQSVEGEQLSETRDPNFINQLSGRVAGLNIKSSNNLGGSSNVVIRGSSSLTGNNQALFVIDGVPVDNSITNTNDQSTGRGGYDYGNAASDINPDDIASVNVLKGAAATALYGSRASNGVVVITTKKGSKGFGVTVNAGVTFGKIDKSTYAKYQNEYGAGYGSSFYNADLEGFDPNIPFYYYGDDASYGEAFDGRMVYDWKSVNPASEFYQQATPWQAARNTPVEFFESPVSTSTSILLNGGTDKGYYKLGYTRNDQEGILPNSRMKKNIVNFSGSYDIVEKLTATASINFSMNEGLGRYGTGYSGLNVNQSFRQWWPVNVDVKELESEYFATNGNATWNWSNETAQVPAYTDNPYWTRYENYQNDERIRTLGYMALNYEVTDWMDVMGRISLDTYSEIQEERIAVGSLDPSNYSRFNRNYKEFNYDLLMNFNKQINEDLDFKGLLGGNIRKTQINSIDASTNGGLVVPGLYSLSNSLNPMSPPTEVESTLQVNGVFAGATFTYRDYLILDGTVRRDQASSLAPENNTYYYPSVSGGFIFSEFLNNKEVFTFGKLRANYAEVSNTAAPQVLQDIYYKPTAFDDTPLFSMPSSKNNPDLLPERTKSFEIGAEMTFMDAAYGFDVTYYDTRTVDQIIPVTTSTATGFSSRYVNAGELQNAGWEISAFATPIQNQDFSWTINVNWTKNKSKVLSLNGENRNLELASLQGGVTLNAAVGEPYGTIRGRDFVIDTLSGQPMVDEDGRYMVTSESNNVIGDINPDWYGGINNSFSYKNISLSFLIDIQKGGEVFSLDRWYGDATGIYPETAGVNDLGNPKRDPVTNDETSGGIILPGVDANGDPNTTRLDISSFGELGYAPGTNPNSMYVYDASYVKLRNLSISYTFPRDFVDRIKGVQGIDLSLIGRNLWIIHKNMKYSDPEESLGAGNNQGYQSGAYPTTKTYGFNLRLKF from the coding sequence ATGAAGAAAAGTGTACAATTAGCCCTCTTGCTATGTATGTTTTTGCAATATTCTTTTGCACAGACTACATCAGTAACAGGGACGGTTACTTCAGCCGAAAGCGAAGAACCAGTCCCAGGCGTAAGCATTCTAGTGAAAGGGACCTCTCGTGGTGCCGTCACGGACTTGGATGGTAAGTACTCATTAGAAGTACCTGCAGGTGGAGAAGTGTTGATCTTCTCTTTTATTGGTATGACCACTCAGGAAGTGCCTATTAATAACAGAACAGTCGTTGATGTGGCGATGGCCTCTGATGCCGAGGAACTTTCAGAAGTGGTGGTGACCGCTTTGGGTATTGAGAGAAGTAAAAATGAACTTCCTTATGCTGCCCAATCTGTGGAAGGGGAACAACTTAGTGAAACCCGTGATCCAAACTTTATCAACCAATTGTCTGGTCGTGTAGCTGGTCTGAACATCAAGAGCAGTAACAACCTTGGTGGATCATCCAATGTAGTTATTCGTGGTTCTTCTTCATTGACTGGTAATAACCAGGCCTTGTTTGTGATCGATGGTGTGCCAGTGGATAACTCCATTACCAACACCAATGATCAATCGACAGGTAGAGGAGGTTACGATTATGGTAATGCTGCGTCTGATATCAACCCGGATGACATTGCCAGTGTAAACGTACTGAAAGGTGCTGCAGCTACTGCTCTTTATGGTTCTAGGGCCAGTAATGGTGTAGTGGTTATCACGACCAAAAAGGGAAGCAAAGGTTTTGGCGTGACAGTCAATGCCGGTGTTACCTTTGGTAAGATCGATAAAAGCACTTACGCCAAATATCAAAATGAATATGGTGCAGGATATGGTTCATCTTTTTATAATGCCGACCTAGAAGGGTTTGATCCTAATATTCCATTTTATTATTATGGTGATGATGCTTCATACGGTGAAGCGTTTGATGGTCGAATGGTCTATGATTGGAAATCCGTAAACCCAGCTTCTGAGTTCTATCAGCAAGCCACTCCTTGGCAAGCGGCCCGAAACACTCCAGTGGAATTTTTCGAAAGCCCTGTTTCTACAAGCACCAGTATATTGCTAAATGGTGGTACAGATAAAGGATACTATAAATTGGGCTATACCAGAAACGACCAAGAAGGTATCTTGCCAAACAGTAGAATGAAAAAGAATATCGTGAACTTCTCCGGTAGTTACGATATTGTAGAAAAACTCACCGCAACTGCCTCCATAAACTTCTCCATGAACGAAGGACTCGGAAGGTACGGTACTGGCTATAGTGGATTGAATGTAAACCAATCTTTTCGTCAGTGGTGGCCTGTAAACGTTGACGTGAAGGAGTTGGAGTCTGAGTACTTTGCTACCAATGGAAACGCTACGTGGAACTGGTCAAATGAAACTGCCCAAGTACCTGCATACACCGATAACCCTTACTGGACACGTTACGAGAATTATCAGAATGATGAGCGTATCCGTACCTTGGGCTATATGGCCCTTAACTATGAGGTGACTGACTGGATGGATGTAATGGGTAGGATATCCCTTGATACGTACAGTGAGATTCAGGAAGAAAGAATCGCCGTAGGGAGTTTGGATCCTTCAAACTACAGCAGGTTTAACAGAAATTATAAGGAGTTCAATTATGACTTGTTAATGAACTTCAATAAGCAAATCAATGAAGATTTGGACTTTAAAGGACTTTTGGGTGGAAACATCCGTAAAACACAGATCAATTCTATCGATGCCTCTACAAATGGTGGGCTGGTAGTTCCTGGTTTGTATTCCCTATCCAACTCATTGAACCCAATGTCTCCTCCTACCGAAGTGGAGTCAACATTACAAGTGAACGGTGTATTTGCTGGTGCTACATTTACCTACAGAGACTACCTGATTTTGGACGGTACGGTTCGTAGAGACCAAGCGTCTTCTTTGGCACCAGAGAATAACACTTATTATTACCCATCTGTTTCGGGTGGATTTATCTTCTCTGAATTTTTGAACAACAAAGAAGTATTCACCTTTGGTAAACTCCGTGCAAACTATGCGGAGGTAAGTAACACGGCGGCTCCTCAGGTATTGCAGGATATTTATTATAAGCCTACTGCCTTTGACGACACGCCATTGTTCTCCATGCCAAGCTCCAAGAACAATCCTGACCTTCTTCCAGAAAGGACCAAAAGTTTTGAGATTGGTGCTGAAATGACCTTTATGGATGCAGCATATGGATTTGATGTAACGTACTATGATACCAGGACAGTGGATCAAATTATCCCTGTTACCACATCTACTGCTACTGGATTTAGCTCCAGGTATGTCAATGCCGGTGAGCTTCAAAACGCAGGTTGGGAAATCAGTGCATTTGCTACGCCTATCCAGAACCAAGATTTCTCTTGGACTATCAATGTAAACTGGACCAAAAACAAGAGTAAGGTACTGTCTCTGAACGGTGAGAATAGAAACCTTGAGCTGGCTTCTTTACAAGGTGGTGTGACATTGAACGCAGCGGTGGGTGAACCATATGGTACCATCAGAGGTAGGGATTTTGTTATTGATACGTTGTCTGGTCAGCCAATGGTCGATGAAGATGGCCGCTATATGGTGACCAGCGAATCCAATAACGTTATTGGTGATATCAATCCTGATTGGTACGGTGGCATCAACAACTCCTTCTCATATAAAAACATCAGTTTATCTTTCTTGATTGATATTCAAAAAGGTGGAGAGGTATTCTCATTGGACAGATGGTATGGAGATGCGACGGGTATCTATCCTGAGACAGCAGGTGTCAACGACTTGGGCAATCCAAAAAGAGATCCGGTAACCAATGACGAGACGTCTGGAGGTATCATCCTACCAGGGGTTGATGCCAATGGTGACCCCAATACAACACGACTGGATATTTCAAGCTTCGGTGAACTTGGCTATGCACCAGGTACCAACCCTAACAGCATGTATGTATATGATGCCAGTTATGTGAAGCTTAGAAACCTATCCATCTCTTATACTTTCCCAAGAGATTTCGTAGATAGAATCAAAGGTGTGCAGGGTATAGATCTTTCCCTAATTGGTAGAAATCTATGGATTATCCACAAAAACATGAAGTATTCTGATCCAGAGGAAAGCTTGGGAGCAGGTAACAACCAAGGTTATCAAAGTGGTGCTTACCCGACTACCAAGACTTACGGATTTAATCTTCGTCTGAAATTCTAA
- a CDS encoding SMP-30/gluconolactonase/LRE family protein: MKKRNLLLAMLAVSPMLFCQCNGEKKEQVQEEVVTVVEEKVEPTMTLVWETPAELTTCESVLVDPATGTIYVANIDGDARDHDGKGFISIISKDGEILDREWVTGMDGPKGMGILNGKLYVTDIDDIVEIDIEKGEITNTYVVEGASFLNDIDVHGNKVYFSDMEKGLIHVLEDGEISILAEGQSSINGLRVDEDGVLHGLDGEGLKKYADDGTHEVLNSTVTGGDGLIILGDDNYLASRWAGEIWIIQGDSETKLLDTKDAQSNTADIGYLEEENLVFVPTFMKNKVAAYKLSY, translated from the coding sequence ATGAAAAAGCGTAATCTATTATTAGCAATGTTGGCCGTTTCGCCTATGCTTTTTTGCCAGTGTAATGGTGAAAAAAAAGAACAGGTTCAAGAAGAGGTAGTCACAGTGGTGGAGGAAAAGGTGGAGCCAACGATGACGTTGGTATGGGAAACCCCAGCAGAACTTACTACCTGCGAGTCCGTTTTGGTGGATCCGGCTACAGGAACCATTTATGTGGCCAATATCGATGGTGATGCCCGTGACCATGATGGTAAGGGCTTTATTTCCATTATTTCGAAAGATGGAGAAATACTAGACCGTGAATGGGTGACTGGAATGGATGGCCCCAAAGGAATGGGGATACTGAACGGCAAGCTGTACGTAACCGATATCGACGATATTGTAGAGATTGATATCGAAAAAGGTGAAATAACAAATACCTATGTCGTAGAGGGAGCAAGCTTTTTAAATGATATAGATGTACACGGTAATAAAGTATATTTCTCCGATATGGAAAAAGGATTGATCCATGTGTTGGAAGATGGTGAGATCAGTATCCTGGCAGAGGGCCAGTCCAGTATCAATGGTCTGCGCGTAGATGAAGATGGCGTATTGCATGGTCTTGATGGTGAGGGACTGAAAAAATACGCTGATGATGGCACCCATGAAGTGCTGAACAGCACCGTGACAGGAGGAGATGGTTTGATCATCTTGGGTGATGATAATTACTTGGCCAGTAGATGGGCGGGTGAAATATGGATCATACAAGGTGATAGTGAAACCAAGCTACTGGATACCAAGGATGCACAGTCCAATACTGCAGATATTGGGTACCTGGAAGAAGAAAACCTCGTATTTGTACCGACTTTTATGAAGAATAAAGTGGCTGCGTATAAACTCAGTTATTGA
- a CDS encoding dipeptidase, with amino-acid sequence MKKTSLPKASIFLLVAAFSCSEKNTQVDYTTLSDEARLEAAKEIAHETIMVDGHVDLPYRMKVGGFTLQREILDVSERTDGGNFDFPRAKEGGLDAPFMSIYLPARYQQTGGAKNLADSLILMTKRLAETWPEKFAMAYSPDDIEANSKAGKVSLPMGMENGAGIEDDINNVAYFHEKGIRYITLTHGKDNLIGDSSYDTSRTHGGLTTFGEQVVKEMNRVGIMVDISHVSDDTFYDVIELTDVPVIASHSSCRKFTPGFERNMDDEMIKLLGKENGVIMINFGGSFIDGGYNERTAEVREHIVNWLAENELSRTDSAAKAYIEKYVADHNVFPDVSLVADHIDHVVELAGIDHVGFGSDFDGVGDSLPNGLKDVSMYPNLIAELLKRGYSKEDVEKICYKNVFRVWRAVEAAAENS; translated from the coding sequence ATGAAAAAAACATCTTTACCTAAAGCTAGCATCTTTCTGCTCGTGGCAGCCTTTAGCTGTAGTGAAAAAAACACCCAAGTGGACTATACCACGCTTTCTGATGAAGCCAGATTGGAGGCGGCCAAGGAAATCGCCCATGAAACCATCATGGTGGACGGCCATGTGGACTTGCCATACCGCATGAAAGTAGGCGGATTTACCCTCCAACGTGAAATCCTCGACGTCTCAGAAAGAACAGATGGTGGAAATTTTGATTTCCCCAGGGCCAAAGAAGGCGGACTGGATGCTCCTTTTATGTCCATCTACCTGCCCGCTCGCTATCAACAAACCGGTGGGGCAAAAAACTTGGCAGATTCCCTGATCTTAATGACCAAGCGTCTGGCCGAAACATGGCCTGAAAAGTTTGCCATGGCCTACAGCCCCGATGACATCGAAGCCAATTCCAAAGCAGGTAAAGTCTCTCTTCCTATGGGGATGGAAAATGGCGCCGGAATAGAAGATGACATTAACAATGTCGCCTATTTCCACGAAAAAGGCATTCGATACATCACGTTGACACACGGCAAGGACAACCTGATCGGTGATTCCTCTTACGACACCAGCAGGACACACGGTGGTCTGACCACCTTTGGCGAGCAAGTAGTGAAAGAAATGAACCGCGTCGGCATCATGGTGGACATCTCACATGTCTCTGATGACACATTCTATGATGTAATAGAACTCACCGACGTGCCGGTCATTGCTTCCCACAGTTCTTGCCGAAAATTCACCCCGGGATTTGAGCGCAATATGGATGACGAGATGATCAAGCTCCTTGGCAAGGAAAATGGCGTCATCATGATCAATTTTGGCGGAAGCTTTATTGATGGGGGCTACAATGAAAGAACTGCCGAAGTCCGTGAACACATCGTCAATTGGCTGGCCGAGAATGAACTTAGCCGGACTGATTCGGCAGCCAAAGCCTATATAGAAAAATATGTAGCAGACCACAATGTCTTTCCAGACGTAAGCCTCGTAGCAGACCATATCGACCATGTGGTGGAGCTTGCTGGAATAGACCATGTAGGCTTCGGTTCTGATTTTGACGGAGTAGGCGATTCCCTGCCCAATGGCCTAAAAGATGTTTCCATGTACCCCAATTTGATCGCTGAATTGCTAAAAAGAGGGTATAGCAAGGAAGATGTCGAAAAAATCTGCTATAAAAATGTCTTTCGCGTGTGGCGAGCAGTAGAAGCCGCCGCGGAAAATTCTTGA
- a CDS encoding M1 family metallopeptidase, protein MGKCVKCFLASVGTLLLLVNHADAQGEGNWTWGGKMDPLQAQFEVVHYSLDLEILPRIQGINAVMEMTFNPLGALDTLRLDLISNYEVFQVESNGRSLDFDHHGDILDIYPDTISNHVKVFYRGRPPIAKNPPWSGGFTWSKDKEGNHWVGLSCQHEGAKVFMPCLDHPSSKASNGVDLYIKVPFPYFVAANGRLLNQVTSSGYNYFQWATSYPISNYNINFTMGRFFEVAKLYTSADASKIPMHAYVLSEHKGKAKGLLDVLETSVETQEKFFGPYPFGKDKIAVVETPYLGMEHQTINAYGNNFEYTQVGSTVADWLLHHELGHEWWGNKVSVADWKDFWIHEGICSYGDMLFYQAHGGMKAYLENAAAVKAKIKNDQPLVKGMNINSAEAYHPDIYTKGAFVMHSLRFVLGDEVFFPMLKAFLQEDRFTYAHQVTTKDFVDFVEEYSEKDLEGFFDMYLYSTKLPKIRVKRKRKRRYDVRLSNIDFSLPVEIKTSDGIEVVQLSKDAVRIKSDDKIVVDPNGWYLFDE, encoded by the coding sequence ATGGGAAAGTGTGTAAAATGCTTTTTGGCCAGTGTGGGCACATTGTTGCTATTGGTAAACCATGCGGATGCACAAGGGGAGGGTAATTGGACTTGGGGAGGAAAAATGGATCCACTCCAAGCGCAGTTTGAAGTAGTGCATTATTCGCTGGACCTGGAGATTCTTCCACGCATCCAGGGCATTAATGCCGTTATGGAAATGACTTTTAATCCCTTGGGAGCATTGGACACACTCCGGCTAGACTTGATTTCCAATTATGAGGTATTCCAAGTCGAAAGCAACGGTCGATCGCTGGACTTTGACCACCATGGAGATATATTGGACATTTATCCGGATACGATCTCAAACCATGTAAAGGTATTTTACAGAGGTCGTCCCCCTATTGCCAAGAATCCCCCATGGTCAGGAGGCTTCACTTGGTCAAAGGACAAAGAAGGAAATCATTGGGTGGGCCTTTCCTGTCAGCATGAAGGAGCTAAGGTCTTTATGCCTTGCTTGGATCATCCTTCCAGCAAGGCCAGTAATGGTGTGGACTTATATATTAAAGTGCCTTTTCCGTATTTCGTGGCAGCGAATGGGCGGTTATTGAATCAGGTCACCAGTTCTGGCTATAATTATTTCCAGTGGGCGACTTCCTATCCGATCAGCAATTATAATATCAATTTCACTATGGGGCGCTTTTTTGAAGTGGCCAAGTTGTATACCTCGGCAGATGCTAGCAAAATTCCGATGCATGCTTATGTCCTGAGTGAACATAAAGGAAAAGCAAAAGGGCTGTTGGATGTATTGGAGACCAGTGTGGAAACACAGGAAAAGTTTTTTGGGCCTTACCCTTTTGGGAAAGATAAGATCGCTGTGGTGGAGACGCCGTACTTGGGAATGGAACATCAAACGATCAATGCCTACGGCAACAACTTCGAATACACTCAAGTGGGCAGTACGGTAGCTGACTGGCTTTTGCACCATGAATTGGGCCATGAGTGGTGGGGAAATAAGGTGTCGGTGGCAGACTGGAAGGATTTTTGGATCCATGAAGGGATCTGCTCTTATGGTGACATGCTGTTTTATCAGGCGCACGGAGGGATGAAAGCCTATTTGGAAAATGCTGCAGCTGTCAAAGCTAAGATCAAAAATGACCAGCCACTGGTAAAAGGAATGAATATCAACAGTGCAGAGGCCTATCATCCGGATATTTATACCAAAGGTGCTTTCGTGATGCATTCCCTTAGATTTGTACTGGGGGATGAGGTGTTTTTTCCCATGCTAAAGGCTTTTCTCCAAGAAGATAGGTTTACCTATGCTCACCAAGTAACTACCAAGGATTTTGTTGATTTTGTGGAGGAGTATTCAGAAAAGGACTTAGAGGGTTTTTTTGACATGTACCTTTATTCTACCAAGTTGCCCAAAATTAGGGTGAAGCGAAAACGTAAGCGGCGCTATGACGTTCGCCTGAGCAATATTGACTTTAGCCTGCCTGTAGAAATCAAAACTTCCGATGGGATAGAGGTAGTACAGCTATCCAAAGATGCCGTACGGATTAAAAGTGATGATAAGATAGTTGTGGATCCAAATGGCTGGTATCTTTTTGACGAATAG
- a CDS encoding porin produces MSFWKSFLIILISLFTWSSLLAPLHGHAAPFRQDTTIENQSHFGIFKKDHGKHKSTIENTVKSNKELNRDTSWVKVGGALRLNTIYAIYEGQTFPLGTNSRNEWTWDTWRINVDSYSDGLQFAFEYRFYPTFNTHFVKYGWIGYRFSEKYNLQIGITQVPFGLLTYASHSWWFQIPYYLGLEDDHQMGLNLTHNRDNWTFNLAYFPLSEPRGTNDPAFGEYSTARYSYDVVPIDGNSNIERNQLNLRANYHLDDWKLGGSFQAMEIYNQQTTHSGNQLAAALHAEWAKVPWNFKTEIIYYGYNDVRDDDGRLLNSVQMGAYGFGTYDVASEAIVYVIGLAHDFPVEWGPISNVQVYNDYSLIQKFGEMPINGVLTPFEKTQQNVLGALITAGKIYTYVDYATGYNHSWISDAFGGNSMGPGRGIDYQTPVSDSNPIDPNPGWNTRININIGYYF; encoded by the coding sequence ATGTCTTTTTGGAAATCATTTCTTATTATTCTCATCAGCTTATTCACATGGTCGTCCTTACTGGCTCCCCTACACGGACATGCTGCGCCATTTAGACAGGACACCACTATTGAAAACCAATCTCATTTTGGAATCTTTAAAAAAGACCATGGAAAACACAAGTCCACCATAGAAAACACCGTCAAGTCAAATAAGGAATTGAACCGTGACACCTCTTGGGTAAAAGTAGGTGGTGCACTCCGACTAAACACCATTTATGCGATCTATGAAGGCCAAACTTTTCCCTTAGGCACCAATAGCAGAAATGAATGGACCTGGGATACGTGGCGGATCAATGTCGACTCCTACTCGGATGGGTTACAATTTGCCTTTGAGTACCGCTTTTATCCTACATTCAACACACACTTCGTCAAATACGGCTGGATTGGCTATCGTTTTTCGGAGAAATATAACCTCCAAATAGGCATTACCCAAGTTCCTTTTGGCTTGCTGACCTATGCCTCCCACAGTTGGTGGTTTCAGATTCCCTATTATTTGGGTCTAGAAGATGATCACCAAATGGGGCTAAACCTTACCCATAACCGGGACAACTGGACATTTAATCTGGCCTATTTTCCTTTGTCCGAGCCTAGAGGCACCAACGACCCCGCTTTTGGGGAATATTCCACTGCGCGCTATTCATACGATGTCGTCCCCATTGACGGAAACAGTAATATCGAACGCAACCAGCTAAATCTCCGGGCCAATTACCACCTGGACGACTGGAAATTAGGCGGCTCTTTTCAAGCGATGGAGATTTACAATCAACAAACCACCCATAGTGGCAACCAGCTTGCCGCAGCCCTCCATGCCGAATGGGCCAAGGTACCTTGGAATTTTAAAACAGAAATCATCTATTACGGTTATAATGATGTTCGGGATGATGATGGCAGGCTGCTGAACAGTGTCCAGATGGGTGCTTATGGATTTGGGACTTATGATGTGGCCAGTGAAGCCATCGTTTATGTAATTGGTCTCGCGCATGACTTTCCTGTAGAATGGGGGCCTATCTCCAATGTTCAAGTTTACAACGATTATAGTTTGATCCAAAAGTTTGGGGAAATGCCCATTAATGGCGTATTAACTCCTTTTGAGAAAACCCAGCAAAATGTCCTCGGTGCCCTGATCACTGCCGGAAAAATCTATACATACGTGGATTATGCTACCGGCTACAACCATTCCTGGATCAGTGATGCTTTTGGAGGAAATTCCATGGGCCCTGGTAGAGGAATAGATTACCAAACCCCCGTCTCGGACAGTAACCCGATAGACCCGAATCCGGGTTGGAACACACGAATCAACATTAATATAGGTTATTATTTCTAA
- a CDS encoding BCCT family transporter, with amino-acid sequence MLKKYFDVHPPVFWPASILIIVFITVTLIVGEPMEKIFDAIKFFITDKTGWLFIIAINIFIVFCFYLAFSKYGNIRLGGKDAETEFSTSAWFAMLFSAGMGIGLLFWGVAEPVSHYAKPPYGEPFSIGSAQRGMNLTFLHWGFHAWAIYAVVALSLAFFTFNRKLPLTIRSIFYPILGDRIHGRIGDVIDVMAVLATLFGLATSLGFGVRQINGGLNYLFGLEISVGVQVILISGITLMATASVFSGLDKGVRVLSEWNVRIAAALLIFVLLAGPTVFIFRGFVQNLGNYLNQFIAVSTWTEAYRDNEWQGTWTIFYWAWWVSWSPFVGMFIARISKGRTIREFILGVLLVPALLTFFWLTAMGGSAIFMDMQNETHDFASAIIKDESTALFVFLHEFPLSTLGSGIGVLLVMSFFVTSSDSGSLVIDSITAGGKLDAPVGQRIFWALAEGGVAAVLLVGGGLTALQTATITTGLPFLIVLLIMCYSLFRGLQKEHARKEALKQDINRKNYEKNLTEIIKKNLPKDSPK; translated from the coding sequence ATGCTAAAAAAATATTTTGATGTACACCCTCCCGTTTTCTGGCCGGCATCCATCTTGATCATCGTCTTTATTACCGTGACATTGATCGTGGGCGAGCCAATGGAAAAAATATTTGATGCCATAAAGTTTTTTATCACCGACAAGACCGGATGGCTTTTTATCATAGCCATCAATATTTTCATCGTATTTTGCTTCTATTTGGCATTTAGCAAATATGGTAACATCAGACTGGGCGGCAAAGACGCTGAAACGGAGTTTTCGACTTCTGCTTGGTTTGCTATGCTATTCAGTGCAGGAATGGGCATTGGCCTACTCTTTTGGGGAGTGGCAGAACCCGTCTCACACTATGCCAAACCTCCATATGGTGAACCGTTCAGTATTGGTTCTGCCCAGCGCGGCATGAACCTTACCTTTCTCCACTGGGGCTTCCATGCTTGGGCAATCTATGCTGTGGTGGCTTTATCACTTGCATTTTTCACCTTCAACAGAAAACTACCTTTGACCATACGGTCTATCTTCTACCCCATATTGGGCGACCGTATCCATGGAAGGATTGGTGATGTCATCGATGTCATGGCAGTCCTTGCCACATTATTTGGACTGGCCACCTCACTAGGGTTTGGGGTTAGACAGATCAATGGTGGACTAAATTACCTATTCGGGCTGGAAATATCCGTGGGAGTTCAGGTCATATTGATCAGTGGCATCACCTTAATGGCTACGGCCTCTGTATTTTCAGGCTTGGATAAGGGTGTCCGTGTACTGAGCGAATGGAATGTCCGAATTGCGGCGGCGCTACTGATATTTGTATTGTTGGCAGGGCCCACGGTGTTTATTTTTCGGGGATTTGTCCAGAACTTGGGGAATTATCTAAATCAGTTTATCGCCGTATCCACCTGGACAGAGGCCTATCGTGATAATGAGTGGCAAGGTACGTGGACCATCTTCTATTGGGCGTGGTGGGTGTCTTGGTCCCCTTTTGTGGGAATGTTTATCGCCCGCATCTCAAAAGGAAGAACCATTAGGGAATTTATTTTAGGAGTACTCCTGGTACCTGCATTACTGACATTCTTTTGGCTTACCGCCATGGGGGGCAGTGCCATCTTTATGGATATGCAAAATGAAACCCATGACTTTGCCAGTGCCATTATCAAGGATGAATCTACGGCACTATTTGTCTTTTTACATGAATTCCCACTCAGCACACTTGGTTCTGGTATCGGGGTACTATTGGTCATGAGCTTCTTTGTCACCTCTTCTGACTCAGGGTCATTGGTGATCGATAGTATCACTGCGGGAGGAAAACTGGATGCTCCTGTAGGGCAGCGTATCTTCTGGGCGCTGGCAGAAGGTGGGGTAGCAGCTGTCCTCTTAGTGGGTGGGGGGCTTACCGCCCTCCAGACGGCCACCATCACCACTGGATTACCATTTTTGATTGTCCTTCTAATCATGTGTTATAGCCTTTTCAGGGGATTACAGAAGGAACACGCACGTAAAGAAGCGCTCAAGCAGGACATTAATAGGAAGAATTACGAAAAGAACCTCACTGAAATCATCAAGAAAAACCTCCCTAAAGATTCACCAAAATGA
- a CDS encoding universal stress protein: MKNLKKIALCVDLTDMDSLLLNYIKKLDDAYTFNSLSILHLIELEEFSDNVQSLLPNLGKSITQVIESEIQEKVNRIFDKNSNINIHVHSGGDVEGFANYIDSQKFDLLLMGKKSSHFGAGILSGRVARLTSCDTLFLPEIAVPTFDNISLALDFSSYTEKLLQLGTNLAQKVDGELHPIHVIKIGVQYFPYIKNYKKISEELEKEALKSYKKLQKQFGLSSPLTIVKDNDQHISRLIYNNAVLTSANLILVGNKGKKDEGDLLIGSVAEQLIAYDKNLPVWIVK, from the coding sequence ATGAAAAACTTAAAAAAAATAGCACTCTGCGTGGACTTGACCGATATGGACAGTTTACTCCTAAATTATATCAAAAAGCTAGATGATGCCTATACTTTCAACAGCCTCAGCATCTTACACCTGATAGAATTGGAGGAATTTTCCGACAACGTCCAGTCACTGCTTCCCAATCTTGGAAAAAGCATCACTCAGGTGATTGAATCTGAGATTCAAGAGAAAGTGAACAGGATATTTGACAAAAACAGCAACATCAACATCCATGTGCACTCGGGGGGTGACGTAGAGGGTTTTGCCAATTATATTGATTCCCAAAAATTTGATCTGCTGCTGATGGGCAAAAAAAGCAGCCACTTCGGGGCAGGTATCCTTAGTGGCAGAGTGGCCCGACTGACCTCTTGTGACACCTTATTCCTTCCAGAGATCGCTGTTCCTACCTTTGACAATATTTCTTTGGCATTGGACTTCAGCTCCTATACGGAAAAACTCCTACAGCTAGGCACCAACCTCGCCCAGAAAGTGGATGGTGAACTTCACCCCATCCATGTCATCAAGATCGGAGTGCAATATTTTCCCTACATCAAAAACTACAAAAAGATCAGTGAGGAACTGGAAAAAGAAGCCTTAAAATCCTACAAAAAGCTGCAAAAACAGTTTGGATTATCCAGTCCCCTGACCATCGTCAAGGACAATGACCAGCATATCAGCCGACTGATCTACAACAATGCGGTGCTCACCTCAGCAAACCTGATCCTGGTGGGGAACAAAGGAAAAAAAGATGAGGGTGACCTTCTAATAGGGAGTGTAGCCGAACAGCTGATCGCTTATGACAAAAACCTTCCCGTTTGGATCGTCAAATGA